GAGCGGACCAGAGTCTATGAAGGCCGGCTCGTGTCGGCCCAGACCGACTTGTTGACCGTCATTCACCAGATCGATCCGATGTATGTGACGGCGAGTCTGCCGGAAACCTTTATCCTGCAACAGCGCCGCGAGTTGGCCGCCGGGCAGGTGGAGCAGCCGGACCAATACCGGCTCAAGGCCGTCATTACCTTCGCCGACGGCTCGACCTATCCGCAGGAAGGGGTGCTGGATCTGCTGGACGTTGGCCTGCGGACCGAAACCGGCGCCCGCGACGCGCGATTCATCTTCTCCAATCCGAGCGGCGCCCTGCTCCCCGGACAGTTCGTCAAGGTGCGGGTCAAGGGGTACACGAGACCGGCGGCCATTCTGGTTCCGCAGCGGGCGGTGCAGCAGGGGCCGAAGGGCCCCATCGTCTTCGTCGTCGGAGAGGGAGACAAGGTGGAGATTCGCCCGGTCCAGGCGACCAGTTGGCAAGGCAGCCAGTGGCTGGTTGAAGAGGGGATCAAGAGCGGCGAGCGGGTGATCGTCGAAGGCGTGCACCGCGTGCAGCCCGGCGCGCCGGTGAAGCCGATTCCGATCGATCGGCCCGCAGGAGGGGCCGACGAAGGCGTCGAGCCGGCGCCGGCGTCCGGCCGGCCATCGGACTCGCCTGCAAACCGATCCGGCGAGCCCCCGCCCGATGCGAAGGCGGAGCAGACCTCATGACCTCGCATTTCTTCATCCAACGTCCCATCTTCGCGTCCGTATTGTCGATCATCATCGTCGTGATCGGCCTGGTGGCCTTGCAGGCCTTGCCGGTCGCGCAGTTTCCGGAGATCACGCCGCCGGTGGTGCAGATCGATGCCGATTATCCCGGCGCCAGCGCGGAGGTCGTGGCGGATTCCGTCGCGCGCCCGATCGAGGTGCAACTGCCGGGCATCGACAACCTGCTGTACTACGACTCGACCAGCACCAACGACGGCCACATGACGATCAAGCTCACGTTCGAGATCGGGACGGACGTGGACATCGCGCAGGTCCAGACCCAGAACCGGCAGAAGCTTGCGGAGCCGCAATTGCCGCCGGAAGTGGTCCGGCAAGGCATCTCCGTCAAGAAAGTCTCGCCGGACCTGCTGGCCGTGGTGGCGCTCAGCTCCAGCGATCCCACGCACGACACGATCTACCTGTCCAACTACGCCATTCTCCGCGTGATCGACAATCTCAAACGGCTGAAAGGCGTGGGCGATGCGTTCGTGTTCGGCAGCGCGAACTATTCGATGCGCCTCATTCTCGACCCGGTCAGGATGGCCCAGCTCAACCTGACGCCGACCGACATCGCCAACGTGGTCCGGGAACAGAATCGGGATTTCCCGGCCGGGGTGATCGGCCGGGAGCCGGCGCTCAAAGGCACCGAGCTGACCATTCCGGTCATCACGCAGGGACGCCTCACCGAGGTCAGGGATTTTGAAGACCTGATCGTCCGGGCCCTGCCCAACGGCTCGATGATCCGCTTGAAGGACGTCGCCAGGATCGAGCTGGGCGCGCAATCCTACACGCTCGAAGGCCGGTGGAACGGCAAACCCAATGTGTTTCTGCTCACGTTCCTCTCCCCCGGCGCCAACGCGCTGGAGACCGTCAAGCGCATCCGCGAAGAGATGGCGTCGGTGTCCAAGAACTTTCCGCCGGGCGTGTCCTACGACGTCCCGTACGACACGACCAAGTTCATCGAGGTCTCCATCAAGGAGGTCGTCAAGACGCTCGGCGAGGCCATGATTCTGGTGATCTTGGTCGTCTACCTGTTCCTCCAAACCTGGCGGGCCACGCTCATCCCGGCCGTGGCGGTGCCGGTCTCGCTGATCGGCGCCTTCATCGGGTTGCAGGCCCTGGGGTTCTCGATCAACACGTTGACGCTCTTCGGGATGGTCCTCGTAATCGGCATCGTGGTGGACGACGCGATCGTGGTCGTGGAGAACGTCGAACGACACATGCGCGAAGGCGGGCTGTCGCCCAAGGCGGCGGCGATGAAGGCGATGACCGAGGTCACGGGACCTGTCATCGCCATCGTGCTCGTGCTCTGCGCCGTGTTCGTCCCGGTGGGATTCTTGGGCGGCATCACGGGCGAACTGTATAAGCAGTTTGCGATCACGATCGCCATCGCCGTCGTCATTTCCGGATTTGTCGCGCTCACGCTGAGTCCCGCCCTCTGCTCCTTGGTGCTGAAGTCGGAGCACCGGCCGCAGCGGGGATTCTTCGCCCGGTTCAACCGGGTCTTCGACTGGACGCGCGACCGTTATACGAAGGTCGTGGGGACCGTCATGAAACGCTCGGCGGTGGCGCTCGCCATCTTCGCCGTGCTGGTCGTGGCGGCCATCGGAATGTTCCGCATGATCCCGAGCAGTTTTCTCCCGGAGGAGGATCAGGGCTACTTCATCACGGTTGTCCAACTGCCGGACGGCGCGTCGAAGCAACGGACGGATGCCGTGCTCGAAAAGATCGAACGATATTTTCTGGCCAATCCGTCCATCCATTCCACGGATGCGCTATCGGGCCAGAATTTCGTGTTCAACACGCGAGGCCCCAACGCAGCCACGATGTTTTTGCCGCTGCATCATTGGGACGAACGGCAAGCGCCTCACCAGCATGTGAACGCGCTGATCGGCGCCGCCTACGGCGAATTCGCCAAAATTCCCGAGGCCTTGATTCTCGCCTTCAATGCGCCGCCGATCCGCGGGCTCGGGGCGACCGGCGGCTTCTCGCTTCAGGTCCAGGATCCGAGCGGCGGGGACTTCAACAAGTTCGCAGAGGTGACCCAGGCCTTCATTCAAAAAGCCCGGCAGACGCCGGGCATCGGCGCCATCGGGACGAGCTTCCGGGTGAGCGCCCCCCGGTTGAACGCGAAGATCAACCGCGAACGGGCCAAGTCGCTGGGCGTGCCGATCTCGGAAGTGTTCGATACGATGCAGGCCTTCTTCGGGAACCTGTACATCAACGACTTCGTGAAGTTCGGCCGGGTGTACCGGGTGCAGACCGAGGCCGACGCCCACTATCGCTCGACGCCCGAGGACATCAGCAAAATCTATGTCCGGGCTCAGGGCCCCCAAGGGTCGAGGATGATTCCGCTGGATACGGTGGTGACCGCCGAGTACACCAGCGGACCCGATCCCGTGACCCACTTCAACGGCTTCAACACGGCCCTGGTCTTGGGAACCGCGGCCCCGGGGTTCAGCTCCGGGCAGGCGTTGGAGGCGCTGGAACGCGTGGCGCAGGAGGTGTTGGTGCCGCAAGGCTACGGAATCGATTGGAGCGGCATTTCCTATCAGGAACAGAAGGCGGGATCGGAGTCGGTCTTTGCGTTCGCGTTCGGATTGCTGATGGTGTTCTTGGTCTTGGCCGCCCAGTATGAGAGCTGGTCGGTTCCGTTCGCCGTGATCCTGGCCGTGCCGTTCGGCGTGTTCGGCGCGATGACCGCCGTGTGGGTGAGCGGACAGGCCAACGACATCTATTTTCAGATCGGGCTCGTCACCTTGATCGGCCTCTCGGCCAAGAACGCCATTCTGATCGTCGAGTTCGCCAATCACCGAGTCGAAGCCGGCATGGCTCCCTGGGAGGCGGCGCTGGAGGCCGCCAGGCTGCGGTTCCGCCCGATCATCATGACGTCGATGGCCTTTATTTTGGGTGTGGTCCCGTTGGTGTTTGCGAGCGGCGCGGGAGCCGCCAGCCGCCATTCCATCGGCACCGGCGTGTTCGGCGGCATGCTGGCGGCCACCTTCCTGGCCATTTTCTTCGTGCCGCTGTTCTTCGTCCTGATCCAAAAGGTGAGCCGCCGTTTGATCGGGCGCAAGCCTCGGCCGCCCGAGGTGTTGCCGGCTCCATCCGAAGCCGAAGAGGAGGAGTTTCAACATGCGTAAGATCGTGGTCCCGTTCCTGTTCCTCTTCACCACCGCCTGTGCCGTCGGTCCGGACTATTCCCGTCCGTCCGTCACGACCATGCAGAAGTTTCGCATGATGGAGGCGGGCAGCGCCGGACCGTCCATTGCCAATCTGCCCTGGTGGGAATTGCTGCGCGACGAAGAACTTCAGAAACTTATCCGGATCTCGCTGGAGGAAAACAAGGATCTGAAGCGAGCGGTGGCGACCGTGGAGGAATTCGAGTCGCGCCTGTTCATCTCGAGGATGGACTATGCCCCGAAGCTCGACGGGGTCGTGAATGCGCCGTCGTTCGGGCGCAATGCGACCTTTCTATTTCCAGGCTTTCCCAACCCGTTCAACTACTATATTCAAGGCAACCTCTCTTGGGAGTTGGACATTTGGGGGCGCATCCGCCGGTCCAATGAGGCGGCGCGGGGCGACCTGCTGTCCAAGGATGAAAATCAGCGGGCGGTGGTGCTGGAGCTGGTCAGCAGCGTGGCGCAAGCCTATTTCGACCTGCTTCAGTTCGACATGCAGTTGGATATCGCGAAGCGCACTCTGCAATCCTGGGAAGAATCCGTGCGCATCGCTCAGGCCAGGCTGCGCCAAGGGGTGATCGCCAAACTGGACGCCGATCAGTTCGAAGCGGAGCGGGCGAACGCCGCCGCCCGCGCGGCCGAGTTCGAGCGGCAGATGGTCCAGAAAGAAAATCAGCTCAGCGTGCTGCTCGGCAGAAATCCCGGCCAGATCACGCGCGGCCGGTCGCTCACGGAACAGGTGATCCCTCCGGCCGTCCCCCCCGGCCTCCCGTCGGAACTGTTGCAGCGACGGCCGGATGTGCTTGTGGCCGAGCAGCAACTGGCGGCGGCCACCGCGCGGATCGGCATGGCCAAGGCGGATCGATTTCCCAAGCTGTCGCTCACCGGCATTCTGGGCGTCGCGAATCCCAAGCTCTCCCAGCTCTTCACGAACGGCAGCGACTTCGGCGTAGTCGGACCAAGCCTGGCGGGTCCGCTGTTGAACGCGCAGATTCTCGGATTTCAACAGGAGGCGACCGAAGCGCAGGCGCGCCAGGCCCTGGCCAGCTATGAGCAGTCCATATTGGTGGCTTTCAGGGAAGTGGAGGACGCGCTGGTGGCGGTCCGGACAGCCCGCGAGCAGCGGGAGGCGCAGGCGCAGCAGGTGGAGGCGCTCCGCTCGGCCTTGCGTCTGGCGAACTTGCGGTACAAGGGCGGGCTCGCCAATTACCTCGACGTGCTGATCGCGCAGCGCAACCTGTTTGAGGCCGAACTGGCGCTCACC
The DNA window shown above is from Nitrospira tepida and carries:
- a CDS encoding efflux RND transporter periplasmic adaptor subunit; amino-acid sequence: MGKAVHQLIHVGALALSLGAGLAACKQEAASLPAPGPPEVQVTTVTTQSLAEEPEFVGQSESSRPVEIRSQVTGIIKERFFKEGRSVKQGAKLYRIDPVPFEAAVVTAKATVAQAEARLVQAKQNLARVKPLLAEQAVSQKDVDDAVAEELAAKAALEAAKGQLVKAKFDLDNTLITAPISGMIERTRVYEGRLVSAQTDLLTVIHQIDPMYVTASLPETFILQQRRELAAGQVEQPDQYRLKAVITFADGSTYPQEGVLDLLDVGLRTETGARDARFIFSNPSGALLPGQFVKVRVKGYTRPAAILVPQRAVQQGPKGPIVFVVGEGDKVEIRPVQATSWQGSQWLVEEGIKSGERVIVEGVHRVQPGAPVKPIPIDRPAGGADEGVEPAPASGRPSDSPANRSGEPPPDAKAEQTS
- a CDS encoding efflux RND transporter permease subunit → MTSHFFIQRPIFASVLSIIIVVIGLVALQALPVAQFPEITPPVVQIDADYPGASAEVVADSVARPIEVQLPGIDNLLYYDSTSTNDGHMTIKLTFEIGTDVDIAQVQTQNRQKLAEPQLPPEVVRQGISVKKVSPDLLAVVALSSSDPTHDTIYLSNYAILRVIDNLKRLKGVGDAFVFGSANYSMRLILDPVRMAQLNLTPTDIANVVREQNRDFPAGVIGREPALKGTELTIPVITQGRLTEVRDFEDLIVRALPNGSMIRLKDVARIELGAQSYTLEGRWNGKPNVFLLTFLSPGANALETVKRIREEMASVSKNFPPGVSYDVPYDTTKFIEVSIKEVVKTLGEAMILVILVVYLFLQTWRATLIPAVAVPVSLIGAFIGLQALGFSINTLTLFGMVLVIGIVVDDAIVVVENVERHMREGGLSPKAAAMKAMTEVTGPVIAIVLVLCAVFVPVGFLGGITGELYKQFAITIAIAVVISGFVALTLSPALCSLVLKSEHRPQRGFFARFNRVFDWTRDRYTKVVGTVMKRSAVALAIFAVLVVAAIGMFRMIPSSFLPEEDQGYFITVVQLPDGASKQRTDAVLEKIERYFLANPSIHSTDALSGQNFVFNTRGPNAATMFLPLHHWDERQAPHQHVNALIGAAYGEFAKIPEALILAFNAPPIRGLGATGGFSLQVQDPSGGDFNKFAEVTQAFIQKARQTPGIGAIGTSFRVSAPRLNAKINRERAKSLGVPISEVFDTMQAFFGNLYINDFVKFGRVYRVQTEADAHYRSTPEDISKIYVRAQGPQGSRMIPLDTVVTAEYTSGPDPVTHFNGFNTALVLGTAAPGFSSGQALEALERVAQEVLVPQGYGIDWSGISYQEQKAGSESVFAFAFGLLMVFLVLAAQYESWSVPFAVILAVPFGVFGAMTAVWVSGQANDIYFQIGLVTLIGLSAKNAILIVEFANHRVEAGMAPWEAALEAARLRFRPIIMTSMAFILGVVPLVFASGAGAASRHSIGTGVFGGMLAATFLAIFFVPLFFVLIQKVSRRLIGRKPRPPEVLPAPSEAEEEEFQHA
- a CDS encoding efflux transporter outer membrane subunit translates to MRKIVVPFLFLFTTACAVGPDYSRPSVTTMQKFRMMEAGSAGPSIANLPWWELLRDEELQKLIRISLEENKDLKRAVATVEEFESRLFISRMDYAPKLDGVVNAPSFGRNATFLFPGFPNPFNYYIQGNLSWELDIWGRIRRSNEAARGDLLSKDENQRAVVLELVSSVAQAYFDLLQFDMQLDIAKRTLQSWEESVRIAQARLRQGVIAKLDADQFEAERANAAARAAEFERQMVQKENQLSVLLGRNPGQITRGRSLTEQVIPPAVPPGLPSELLQRRPDVLVAEQQLAAATARIGMAKADRFPKLSLTGILGVANPKLSQLFTNGSDFGVVGPSLAGPLLNAQILGFQQEATEAQARQALASYEQSILVAFREVEDALVAVRTAREQREAQAQQVEALRSALRLANLRYKGGLANYLDVLIAQRNLFEAELALTGTHRLHLVSVVQLYKALGGGWSPEEHPAQRADSTSPGPVAVRQEPAVSGL